The following are from one region of the Mesorhizobium sp. B4-1-4 genome:
- a CDS encoding GNAT family N-acetyltransferase, with the protein MPKMPKPGATPSPAPLITPLAAQRLRPVFVDRWSDKVRIRTLRPSEVTSEIAEWLTDPAVMEALNAPQKAMGLEAFRVYVASFDNLKRNLMTILRRPDDTPLGLAVVEVDLRHRLGSLHLIIGDPENRGRNMAFEASVVLLRHFFL; encoded by the coding sequence ATGCCGAAAATGCCGAAGCCGGGCGCGACGCCCTCTCCCGCACCGCTCATCACGCCGCTTGCCGCTCAGAGGTTGAGGCCGGTCTTTGTCGACCGCTGGAGCGACAAGGTTCGGATCCGCACGCTCAGGCCATCCGAGGTTACGAGTGAGATCGCGGAGTGGTTGACTGATCCGGCGGTCATGGAAGCCCTGAACGCACCGCAGAAGGCGATGGGGCTCGAGGCCTTTCGTGTCTATGTCGCCAGCTTCGACAATCTAAAGCGCAATCTGATGACGATCCTGCGCCGGCCAGACGATACCCCGCTGGGCCTGGCTGTGGTGGAGGTTGATCTCAGGCACCGGCTTGGCTCGTTGCACCTGATCATCGGCGATCCGGAAAACCGCGGCCGGAACATGGCGTTCGAGGCGTCGGTGGTGTTGCTCCGGCATTTCTTTCTGTAG
- the rlmN gene encoding 23S rRNA (adenine(2503)-C(2))-methyltransferase RlmN — MTLSLDLTADGARDALRARAMPSEKPSLIGLTRSELAQALVASGAVPERQAKMRAQQLWHWMYVRGVSDFAGMFNISKDLRAELDKHFTVARPEIVEEQISSDGTRKWLFRFPPRGAGRPVEIETVYIPEEGRGTLCISSQVGCTLTCSFCHTGTQKLVRNLTAEEILAQLLTARDRLGDFPDRDTPDGAIVPAEGRKVSNIVMMGMGEPLYNFEAVKKALLIASDGDGLSLSKRRITLSTSGVVPEIFRTGEEIGVMLAISLHATNDDLRDLLVPINKKYPLKELIAACRAYPGLSNAKRITFEYVMLKDVNDSLEDAKALIKLLKGVPAKINLIPFNPWPGTNYQCSDWETIEKFADYINNAGYASPIRTPRGRDILAACGQLKSESERMRKVDRLVLEAMMIAGHGEA, encoded by the coding sequence ATGACCCTTTCGCTTGACCTCACCGCCGACGGTGCCCGTGACGCGTTGCGCGCCCGCGCCATGCCCTCCGAAAAGCCGTCCCTGATCGGCCTGACGCGGTCCGAGCTGGCGCAGGCCCTCGTCGCGTCCGGCGCCGTGCCAGAACGCCAGGCAAAAATGCGCGCCCAGCAGCTCTGGCACTGGATGTATGTGCGCGGCGTTTCCGACTTCGCCGGCATGTTCAACATCTCCAAGGATTTGCGCGCCGAACTGGACAAGCATTTCACCGTAGCCCGGCCCGAGATCGTCGAGGAACAGATCTCTTCCGATGGCACGCGAAAGTGGCTGTTCCGTTTCCCGCCGCGCGGCGCCGGCCGGCCGGTCGAGATCGAGACCGTCTACATTCCCGAGGAAGGCCGCGGCACGCTTTGCATCTCCTCGCAGGTTGGCTGCACGCTGACCTGCTCGTTCTGCCACACCGGCACGCAGAAGCTGGTGCGCAACCTGACGGCGGAAGAAATCCTCGCCCAATTGCTCACCGCGCGCGACCGGCTCGGCGATTTTCCCGACCGCGACACGCCCGATGGCGCCATCGTGCCGGCCGAGGGCCGCAAGGTGTCCAACATCGTCATGATGGGCATGGGCGAGCCGCTCTATAATTTCGAGGCGGTGAAGAAGGCGCTGTTGATCGCCTCCGACGGCGACGGGCTTTCCTTGTCAAAAAGACGCATCACGCTGTCGACCTCCGGCGTCGTGCCCGAAATCTTCCGGACCGGCGAGGAGATCGGCGTCATGCTGGCGATCTCGCTGCACGCCACCAATGACGATCTGCGCGATCTTCTTGTGCCGATCAACAAGAAGTATCCGCTCAAGGAGCTGATTGCCGCCTGCCGTGCCTATCCCGGCCTGTCGAACGCCAAACGCATCACCTTCGAATATGTGATGCTGAAGGACGTCAACGATTCGCTCGAGGATGCCAAGGCGCTGATCAAGCTGCTCAAGGGCGTCCCGGCGAAGATCAACCTGATCCCGTTCAACCCGTGGCCGGGCACCAACTACCAGTGCTCGGACTGGGAAACGATCGAGAAGTTCGCCGACTACATCAACAATGCCGGCTATGCCTCGCCGATCCGCACGCCGCGCGGCCGCGACATCCTGGCCGCCTGCGGCCAGCTCAAGTCGGAATCCGAGCGCATGCGCAAGGTCGACCGGCTGGTGCTGGAAGCCATGATGATTGCGGGGCACGGCGAGGCGTGA